The following coding sequences lie in one Arachis stenosperma cultivar V10309 chromosome 5, arast.V10309.gnm1.PFL2, whole genome shotgun sequence genomic window:
- the LOC130981843 gene encoding uncharacterized protein At4g26450 has product MHPRQRSPRGFYATSDYRHLNRDSSFSRPHPNPKPFSHPPPPAPPPPPSTSSSSRRVALLAGGDIFVEAGRLAAEYLVSQGLLPPNALSFKWQQNNSFKKHGGGAGGGEFPVEGGGRTSALARLGNTVATDIPSGRRKMGFDDFGQKGSRRRGSFRGNGLDWGGREFRRNGSWSDRSRYTPERKDNDDADDSFSRHKDEDLNQQQHRPHQIGVAADVDKPKSDSNDTVPSTETGDTLHAEGDNDMLSGESMDLKQTSSADGKDKSDVDVEVAMENASAGVMDVKDGTADDDDTEKSGGSKNLSVQSSDQESNEPITDLLSLFKFIKVPTKPRSLRGHKNLKGNPQQNVGDEDTHDAGDLQGPQVLAENVSVKVSSSGDLLSDVANASEHLESNMSNVEPDHDDVDEDLKELDTACNAEVDQSIGTDSGQDLGYMHDNNREPSATLLDHGSCGSMSEERGEKRVAEVDDLREESKRVKEWLPSLPPRTEGYFETINTIGMKEITEEDDLSHLDKVAMTSDQGSLMTTSQFTEVGDRSILHCSEEKQSLPSSFRTCDLNLMEASEVHENQANHPILIYPPVSETKKAVPVDIDLTVSRTSIPGKFSTQSTTGKEIEVIDLECDSTQEEKPIDNMERKSEAMFSGLEGFSNHAPSTADIHDVQDGYGLMLSELLGADFPNCSSVSTDINSVHNEMGLHNGTVPMGTLAEDDSIYMSLGEIPLPLGFLRPWEQPPPQDYQKPF; this is encoded by the exons ATGCACCCTCGCCAGCGCAGCCCCCGAGGCTTCTATGCCACCTCCGATTACCGCCATCTCAACCGGGATTCCTCCTTCTCAAGACCCCATCCCAACCCAAAACCCTTCTCTCACCCTCCTCCTCCAGCACCCCCTCCGCCTCcctccacctcctcctcctcccgCAGAGTTGCCCTCCTCGCTGGCGGAGACATCTTCGTCGAAGCTGGTCGTCTTGCTGCGGAGTATTTGGTCTCTCAGGGGCTGCTGCCCCCCAATGCGCTCTCCTTCAAGTGGCAACAAAATAACAGTTTCAAGAAGCACGGTGGCGGTGCTGGGGGCGGCGAATTTCCGGTCGAGGGAGGTGGCCGGACCTCTGCTCTTGCGCGGCTAGGGAATACGGTGGCAACTGATATTCCATCTGGGAGGAGGAAGATGGGGTTTGATGATTTTGGGCAGAAAGGTAGCAGGAGGAGAGGAAGTTTCAGGGGAAATGGTTTGGATTGGGGCGGTAGAGAATTTAGGAGGAATGGGTCATGGTCTGATAGGTCTAGGTATACCCCTGAACGTAAGGATAATGATGATGCTGATGACAGTTTTAGTAGACACAAAGATGAGGACCTGAATCAGCAACAGCACCGCCCCCACCAAATTGGTGTTGCTGCTGATGTTGATAAACCAAAATCCGATTCCAATGACACCGTGCCAAGCACCGAGACTGGAGATACTTTGCATGCTGAAGGAGACAATGATATGCTTTCTGGGGAATCCATGGACTTGAAACAAACTTCTTCTGCTGATGGAAAAGATAAAAGCGATGTGGATGTGGAGGTTGCAATGGAGAATGCAAGTGCCGGAGTTATGGATGTCAAGGATGGCACTGCTGACGATGATGATACCGAGAAATCCGGCGGCTCAAAGAATTTATCTGTTCAGTCCAGTGATCAGGAGAGTAATGAACCTATTACTGATTTGCTCTCACTATTCAAATTTATTAAGGTGCCTACCAAGCCTCGCTCTTTGCGTGGACACAAGAATTTGAAGGGTAATCCGCAACAGAATGTTGGAGATGAAGACACTCATGATGCAGGGGATCTTCAAGGACCTCAAGTATTGGCTGAAAATGTGTCTGTCAAAGTCTCCTCCTCAGGTGATTTACTATCTGACGTGGCTAATGCCTCGGAACATCTTGAATCAAACATGTCCAATGTAGAACCTGATCATGATGATGTTGATGAGGATTTGAAAGAATTAGATACTGCATGTAATGCTGAGGTAGATCAATCTATTGGAACTGATTCTGGACAAGATTTAGGTTATATGCATGATAATAACCGTGAACCTAGTGCAACTCTATTGGACCATGGAAGTTGCGGTTCAATGTCCGAGGAAAGAGGTGAAAAACGTGTTGCTGAAGTTGATGATTTGAGAGAGGAAAGCAAAAGAGTGAAAGAGTGGTTGCCATCACTTCCCCCAAGGACTGAGGGTTACTTTGAAACCATCAACACAATTGGAATGAAAGAGATCACTGAGGAAGATGATCTTTCACATCTTGACAAAGTGGCTATGACCTCTGATCAGGGAAGCCTGATGACTACTTCACAGTTCACAGAAGTTGGTGATAGATCGATTCTTCATTGTTCAGAGGAGAAACAATCGTTGCCAAGTTCGTTTAGAACTTGTGATCTTAATCTCATGGAAGCGTCTGAAGTCCATGAAAATCAAGCTAATCATCCAATTCTTATTTACCCCCCTGTTTCTGAAACTAAGAAAGCTGTACCAGTTGATATAGATCTGACCGTGAGTCGCACTAGTATACCTGGCAAATTCAGTACTCAATCAACAACTGGCAAAGAGATTGAAGTAATTGATCTAGAATGTGATTCCACTCAAGAAGAAAAGCCAATCGACAATATGGAGAGAAA GTCAGAGGCTATGTTTTCAGGCCTTGAGGGTTTCTCTAACCATGCTCCAAGTACTGCTGATATACATGATGTTCAGGATGGTTACGGGCTAATGCTATCAGAATTGCTTGGGGCGGATTTTCCAAACTGTTCTTCAGTATCGACCGACATAAATTCTGTTCACAATGAAATGGGCCTTCATAACGGAACCGTGCCAATG GGAACACTTGCCGAGGATGATTCCATATATATGTCACTGGGAGAGATACCACTACCACTAG GATTTTTGCGGCCGTGGGAGCAGCCACCACCACAAGATTATCAGAAACCGTTTTGA
- the LOC130981842 gene encoding uncharacterized protein LOC130981842, protein MGSEREEEDNSATNPTTISSTLTIKISSSSSKKQGEETTENSNLPSPNIKNSTESSPYGSPLVSPPSSAFVSALQSPYISPRAITPDDSHLEKPPPPTATATATTTTTTHPSTPEDVPSSSYTPPSDQYEFSDDNADTNLKFVTCVPIPEAADPRISFSFPVPRVSFAKGSVSPASNAKLRSCDVYIGFHGQNPKLLRFCKWLKSDLELQGIDCLLADRAKYTDSQSHEIADRVICSVSFGLVVVSSGSFLNHLSMEEVRFFAQKKNLIPLLFDTGPAEIMDLLNCNSIDKECREAIDGLMRCNEFNLGAHDGNWRSCISKTTGILRARLGRMNGDQRDNMQGFENLPFPRNQYFVGREKEIMEIEGLFFGRGNCVEQVQDHCMPFNKGEASGSGQSEGLADEESEPVMRKGRRYISLEMGKSKEPTLEAWVEPLIGNNSLKRLKHKKSKSGNFKSLCSSVICITGVSGIGKSELALEYSHRYHQRYKMVLWVGGEARYLRQNILNLSLNLGLDVGADSEMERGRIRSFEEQELEAFKRIKRELFGETPYLLIIDNLETEEEWWEGKDIYDLIPRNTGGTHVIITTRLSKVNSYDTIQLPPLPLSEAMILIKGRKRREYPADEVEFLEKFNEKLGRSSFGLWVIGSMLSELAISPSALFEAINQMPLSGDSNSCYMSIAEEQWCKSNPFLMKSLLFCVGTLEKTKAKGKLLAMRMLLVGGWFSPAPISASLLVNAAKSIPAVENHLQKWTKILSLTSGCLSSRTWKNDEDSAMLLVKMGLARMANQHDGCCWLQFHPITQAFAKSRGGLQYAKAAFEGVRKMGNHVNSGHLWSSAFLVFGFKSEPPIVQLKAIDLVLYIKRTALPLAIQAFTTFSRCNSALELLKVCTNALEEVEKSFVSQIQDWSHDSICWKRRMLQRSQKVDEYVWQDVTLLKATLLETRAKLLARGGHLDSGKELCRTCISIRTVMLGHNHAQTLAAQDTLARLVRMRTKI, encoded by the coding sequence ATGGGAAgtgaaagagaagaagaagacaacTCAGCCACCAATCCCACAACAATCTCTAGCACGCTAACAATCAAGATTTCAAGCAGCAGCAGCAAGAAGCAAGGTGAAGAGACTACAGAGAATTCAAATTTACCATCACCAAACATAAAGAACTCCACAGAATCATCACCTTATGGTTCTCCTCTTGTGTCTCCACCTTCATCAGCATTTGTTTCGGCGTTGCAATCCCCCTATATATCTCCAAGGGCCATAACCCCAGATGATTCTCACTTGGAaaaaccaccaccaccaacagcaacagcaacagcaacaaccaccaccaccacccatCCTTCGACCCCAGAAGACGTGCCAAGCAGTTCCTACACTCCCCCTTCTGATCAGTATGAGTTTTCCGATGACAATGCTGACACGAATCTCAAGTTTGTGACATGTGTTCCCATCCCTGAAGCAGCTGATCCACGCATCTCATTCTCATTTCCGGTCCCTAGAGTTTCCTTTGCAAAAGGCTCTGTTTCCCCTGCTTCCAATGCCAAACTCAGAAGCTGTGATGTTTACATTGGCTTCCATGGCCAAAATCCCAAACTCCTGCGCTTCTGCAAGTGGCTCAAGTCCGACCTCGAGCTTCAGGGAATCGATTGCTTGCTTGCTGATAGAGCCAAGTACACCGATAGCCAGAGCCATGAGATTGCTGATAGAGTCATTTGCTCAGTGTCATTCGGGTTGGTGGTCGTCTCAAGTGGCAGCTTCCTCAACCATCTGAGCATGGAGGAGGTTAGATTCTTTGCTCAAAAGAAGAACTTGATTCCTCTCTTGTTTGACACAGGACCTGCTGAGATCATGGATCTTCTTAACTGCAACTCAATTGACAAAGAATGTAGAGAGGCCATCGATGGACTCATGAGGTGCAACGAATTCAATCTAGGGGCCCATGATGGTAATTGGAGAAGCTGCATATCAAAAACTACAGGTATTTTAAGGGCAAGGCTTGGTAGGATGAATGGTGACCAGAGAGACAATATGCAAGGATTTGAGAATCTACCTTTTCCAAGGAACCAATACTTTGTTGGCAGGGAGAAGGAGATTATGGAGATTGAAGGTCTCTTTTTCGGACGAGGGAATTGCGTGGAACAAGTCCAAGATCATTGTATGCCATTCAACAAAGGAGAAGCTAGTGGAAGTGGACAATCTGAAGGCCTTGCAGACGAGGAAAGTGAACCGGTTATGCGCAAAGGTAGGAGATATATTAGTCTAGAGATGGGGAAGAGCAAAGAACCAACCTTAGAGGCTTGGGTTGAACCACTCATAGGAAACAATTCATTGAAGAGGTTGAAGCATAAGAAGTCAAAGAGTGGAAACTTCAAAAGCTTGTGTAGTAGTGTGATTTGCATCACTGGAGTTTCTGGTATAGGGAAATCTGAGTTGGCACTGGAATATTCTCACAGATATCACCAGAGATACAAAATGGTGTTGTGGGTTGGTGGTGAAGCTCGGTATCTCAGGCAGAACATATTGAACTTGTCCCTCAATTTGGGCTTGGATGTTGGTGCTGATTCTGAGATGGAAAGGGGTCGAATTCGCAGCTTTGAGGAGCAAGAATTAGAAGCATTCAAGAGGATCAAGAGGGAATTGTTTGGTGAGACACCTTACTTGCTAATAATAGACAATCTTGAGACTGAAGAGGAATGGTGGGAAGGAAAGGATATATATGACTTGATACCAAGAAACACAGGAGGGACTCATGTGATCATTACTACAAGGCTGTCCAAAGTTAACAGCTACGATACTATTCAGCTTCCACCACTGCCATTATCCGAAGCAATGATTCTGataaaaggaagaaaaaggagGGAGTATCCAGCAGATGAGGTAGAATTCCTTGAAAAATTCAATGAGAAGCTTGGACGGTCGAGCTTTGGTTTGTGGGTGATTGGTTCGATGTTATCTGAACTTGCAATTTCCCCCTCTGCACTGTTTGAGGCCATTAACCAAATGCCACTAAGTGGAGATTCAAACTCATGCTATATGAGCATTGCAGAAGAGCAATGGTGCAAAAGCAATCCTTTCCTCATGAAGAGCCTCCTTTTCTGTGTAGGAACCTTggagaaaacaaaagcaaaaggGAAGCTGCTAGCAATGAGAATGCTTCTTGTTGGCGGTTGGTTTTCTCCCGCTCCCATTTCAGCAAGTCTTTTGGTCAATGCAGCAAAGAGTATTCCTGCTGTTGAAAATCATCTCCAAAAGTGGACCAAAATTCTGAGCCTAACATCAGGTTGTTTATCATCACGGACGTGGAAAAATGATGAAGATTCAGCAATGCTTCTGGTGAAAATGGGACTGGCTCGAATGGCTAACCAACATGATGGATGTTGTTGGCTCCAGTTCCATCCCATAACACAGGCATTCGCCAAAAGCAGAGGCGGTTTGCAATATGCCAAGGCTGCATTTGAAGGAGTAAGAAAAATGGGTAACCATGTAAACTCAGGTCATCTGTGGTCATCAGCATTTCTAGTGTTTGGATTCAAATCGGAGCCGCCGATTGTGCAGCTAAAAGCAATTGACCTGGTTCTGTATATCAAAAGAACAGCTCTGCCCCTGGCAATCCAGGCATTTACCACTTTCTCAAGGTGCAATTCAGCTTTGGAGCTCTTGAAGGTGTGCACCAATGCATTGGAGGAGGTTGAGAAGTCGTTTGTGTCTCAAATCCAAGATTGGTCCCATGATTCGATTTGTTGGAAGAGGAGGATGCTGCAAAGAAGCCAAAAAGTGGATGAATATGTGTGGCAGGATGTgacgttgttgaaggcaacatTGCTGGAGACAAGAGCAAAGTTGCTTGCAAGAGGGGGCCATCTAGACAGTGGCAAGGAGCTATGCAGAACATGCATCAGCATCAGAACTGTGATGCTTGGCCATAACCATGCACAGACCTTGGCTGCTCAAGACACATTGGCAAGATTGGTGAGAATGAGGACCAAGATATAA